Proteins co-encoded in one Aphis gossypii isolate Hap1 unplaced genomic scaffold, ASM2018417v2 Contig00205, whole genome shotgun sequence genomic window:
- the LOC126553338 gene encoding THAP domain-containing protein 11-like isoform X2 produces the protein MSRKSGYSFKCIIKSCGEMKTQKDSISFFSFPKDPARCEIWLERCQLPADTLSQKNVKLCGKHFEKIMFLNFLENRLKPDAIPTLFPDNCDVSTTDLSSEKVRTSTSSSNTVSCGSNTPLNISDDPGSSKSCTTVAYGNNEILALPLPGSPVPDSIDYAISPGISSFSSEKSTYLDSPSDFTSSSSSKGCQTLESWSEKTPRKVLLRQQLKIEKEARLKAEKTILALSNQLRS, from the exons atgtctCGTAAAAGTGGATATtcattcaaatgtattataaaatcatgcGGGGAAATGAAAACTCAAAAAGAttcaattagttttttttcttttcctaAAGATCCTGCTCG gtGTGAAATTTGGTTAGAACGCTGTCAACTGCCAGCTGACACTCTATCCCAAAagaatgtaaaattatgtggaaaacattttgaaaaaattatgtttttaaacttcTTAGAGAACAGGTTAAAACCAGATGCTATACCTACACTATTTCCAG atAATTGTGACGTGAGTACTACAGACTTGTCTAGTGAGAAAGTTAGAACCTCTACCAGTTCGAGTAATACTGTGTCTTGTGGCTCAAATACTCCACTAAACATTAGTGATGATcctg gtTCTTCAAAATCATGTACCACAGTAGCATATGGTAACAATGAAATACTGGCTCTTCCATTACCTGGTTCACCTG TACCTGATAGTATTGACTACGCTATTTCTCCTGGAATATCATCGTTTTCTAGTGAAAAATCTACATATTTAGATTCTCCTTCAGATTTCACAAGTTCCA GTTCTTCAAAAGGTTGCCAAACTCTAGAATCTTGGTCTGAGAAAACACCCAGAAAAGTTTTGTTACGGCAACAATTGAAGATTGAAAAAGAAGCTCGTCTCAAAGCTGAAAAAACTATCCTGGCCTTGAGCAATCAGCTAA gAAGTTGA
- the LOC126553338 gene encoding uncharacterized protein LOC126553338 isoform X1 — MSRKSGYSFKCIIKSCGEMKTQKDSISFFSFPKDPARCEIWLERCQLPADTLSQKNVKLCGKHFEKIMFLNFLENRLKPDAIPTLFPDNCDVSTTDLSSEKVRTSTSSSNTVSCGSNTPLNISDDPGSSKSCTTVAYGNNEILALPLPGSPVVPDSIDYAISPGISSFSSEKSTYLDSPSDFTSSSSSKGCQTLESWSEKTPRKVLLRQQLKIEKEARLKAEKTILALSNQLRS; from the exons atgtctCGTAAAAGTGGATATtcattcaaatgtattataaaatcatgcGGGGAAATGAAAACTCAAAAAGAttcaattagttttttttcttttcctaAAGATCCTGCTCG gtGTGAAATTTGGTTAGAACGCTGTCAACTGCCAGCTGACACTCTATCCCAAAagaatgtaaaattatgtggaaaacattttgaaaaaattatgtttttaaacttcTTAGAGAACAGGTTAAAACCAGATGCTATACCTACACTATTTCCAG atAATTGTGACGTGAGTACTACAGACTTGTCTAGTGAGAAAGTTAGAACCTCTACCAGTTCGAGTAATACTGTGTCTTGTGGCTCAAATACTCCACTAAACATTAGTGATGATcctg gtTCTTCAAAATCATGTACCACAGTAGCATATGGTAACAATGAAATACTGGCTCTTCCATTACCTGGTTCACCTG TAGTACCTGATAGTATTGACTACGCTATTTCTCCTGGAATATCATCGTTTTCTAGTGAAAAATCTACATATTTAGATTCTCCTTCAGATTTCACAAGTTCCA GTTCTTCAAAAGGTTGCCAAACTCTAGAATCTTGGTCTGAGAAAACACCCAGAAAAGTTTTGTTACGGCAACAATTGAAGATTGAAAAAGAAGCTCGTCTCAAAGCTGAAAAAACTATCCTGGCCTTGAGCAATCAGCTAA gAAGTTGA